The Desulfonatronovibrio hydrogenovorans DSM 9292 genome includes a window with the following:
- a CDS encoding MltA domain-containing protein, translated as MVFEPSTMKNHLFGLIIGLSLSAILSCAPREPVMIPEPEPEPVMDIFVPADPAKVMEVLEKGLTAQGLDSWKELETPLKRSLRYVRTRDMDARAVCVPGLCLKWKDINETLETLLFLLPDIDRNPGILEYFFDFYALDPDILLTGYYEPLLEASREAHPEYPYPVYALPDDLKTLNLGRFHPRWQGQTLVYRLENGTVEPYHDRKDIDLLGALKDRDLEIAWVREMVDLFFLHIQGSGRLRYGDGRYEHVLYAGRNGLQYVALGRVLADRGYLEPEEVTMQSIRRVLGEHPDIAPVLMAENPSYIFFRLEDHGPKGSTGQILTPYVSVASDPAVIPWGSVMILDAVLPEYLEQETQVTGPVLAQDTGGAIRGRHLDLFCGFGPKAESLAGRMKDRANVYLMVRKNDQD; from the coding sequence ATGGTATTTGAACCTTCCACCATGAAGAACCATCTTTTTGGGCTGATTATTGGTTTAAGTCTTTCAGCTATTTTAAGCTGCGCTCCCAGAGAACCGGTCATGATTCCAGAGCCTGAGCCTGAACCGGTAATGGATATCTTTGTTCCAGCGGATCCAGCCAAAGTGATGGAGGTCCTGGAAAAGGGGCTGACGGCCCAGGGTCTTGACAGCTGGAAGGAGCTGGAAACGCCTTTGAAGCGCAGTCTTCGATATGTCCGGACCAGGGATATGGATGCCCGGGCAGTCTGTGTTCCTGGCTTGTGCCTCAAATGGAAAGACATCAATGAGACTCTGGAAACACTGCTGTTTCTGCTGCCTGACATTGACCGCAATCCCGGGATACTGGAGTATTTTTTTGATTTTTATGCACTGGATCCGGATATCCTGCTGACCGGGTATTACGAACCATTGCTTGAGGCCTCCAGGGAGGCCCACCCTGAATATCCTTATCCGGTCTATGCTCTGCCCGATGATCTCAAGACCTTGAACCTGGGCCGGTTTCATCCCAGATGGCAGGGCCAGACCCTGGTCTATCGTCTGGAAAACGGAACGGTTGAGCCCTATCATGACCGGAAAGACATAGATCTTCTTGGAGCCTTGAAAGACAGGGATCTTGAAATCGCCTGGGTCAGGGAAATGGTGGATCTATTCTTTCTGCACATCCAGGGATCAGGCCGTCTCCGGTATGGTGATGGCCGCTATGAACACGTCCTTTATGCGGGTAGAAACGGGCTGCAATATGTGGCTCTGGGGCGGGTCCTGGCTGACAGGGGATACCTGGAGCCTGAAGAAGTAACCATGCAGTCCATCCGCAGGGTCCTTGGCGAACACCCTGACATCGCCCCTGTTCTGATGGCTGAGAATCCCAGTTATATTTTTTTCCGGCTTGAAGATCACGGCCCCAAGGGTTCCACCGGGCAGATCCTGACTCCATATGTCAGTGTAGCCAGTGATCCTGCAGTCATTCCCTGGGGATCGGTTATGATCCTGGATGCAGTTTTGCCGGAATACCTGGAGCAGGAGACTCAGGTTACCGGCCCGGTCCTGGCCCAGGACACCGGAGGAGCCATCCGGGGCAGGCACCTCGATCTCTTCTGTGGATTCGGGCCAAAGGCCGAATCCCTGGCAGGAAGAATGAAAGACCGGGCCAATGTCTACCTCATGGTCAGGAAAAATGATCAGGATTAA
- a CDS encoding RelA/SpoT family protein, which translates to MIRINEILDKASLYLSGPDQALIQKAYVFSAAAHAGQIRLSGEPYLSHPLEVANILTDMHLDASTIAAGLLHDTVEDTRASLEEINEQFGADVTKIVDGVTKIGKMSFESKEEAQAENIRKMILAMADDIRVIMVKLADRLHNMNTLDFQKTIKQKMVAQETMDIYAPLANRLGLYRIKIRLEDLSLKYLKPDVYYQIQDGLKKHEFVGDRYIQKVCKLISEVLEKNTIDGKVYGRLKHIYSVYHKMLQQGLTLDQVHDVIAFRVIVDSIKSCYAVLGLVHSIWKPVPGRFKDYISMPKANMYQSLHTTVIGPDGERIEIQIRTDEMHKMAEFGVASHWKYKEDGKLNEKDAERFSWLRQILDWQEELKDPREFMASLRFDLFEDEVYVFTPRGQVKELPEGATPIDFAYLIHSEVGDRCSGARVNGKLVPLNTKLKNGDTVEIITDPNRHPSRDWLKLVKTAKARTRIKHWIRNEERQQSIGLAREVLEKEGRKLGVNINQVFKQGLLKDIAAEYSFHSEDDLLSAIGYARITPRQVLNRLLPKEDEARQQEEIQAEQVRAEEKIQQAAAKKEGVRIKGVGDVLVRFAQCCNPLPGDPIIGYISRGRGVTIHTANCHNVHEMEPERKIEVFWESEMDKSFPAKIKIICQNKKGVLAKISTLLTKEDVNIDSGTFKSNVDGKSELVFTIMVNDSAHLYSSIGRVRKLKEVVEVTRINE; encoded by the coding sequence ATGATCAGGATTAATGAGATACTGGACAAGGCCTCGCTGTATCTGTCAGGGCCTGATCAGGCCCTGATTCAGAAGGCGTATGTCTTTTCTGCTGCCGCTCATGCCGGACAAATCCGTCTGAGTGGCGAACCCTACCTTTCCCATCCCCTGGAAGTGGCCAACATCCTGACAGACATGCATCTGGACGCTTCAACCATTGCTGCCGGCCTGCTCCACGACACTGTTGAGGATACCAGGGCCAGTCTTGAAGAAATCAATGAGCAGTTTGGGGCTGATGTCACCAAGATCGTGGATGGGGTGACCAAAATCGGCAAGATGAGTTTTGAGTCCAAGGAGGAGGCCCAGGCGGAAAACATCCGCAAGATGATCCTGGCCATGGCCGACGATATCCGGGTGATCATGGTCAAGCTGGCTGACCGGCTGCACAACATGAATACCCTGGATTTTCAGAAAACCATCAAGCAGAAGATGGTGGCCCAGGAAACCATGGACATTTATGCTCCTCTGGCCAACCGGCTGGGGCTTTACAGGATCAAGATCAGGCTGGAGGACCTGAGCCTCAAATATCTGAAGCCGGATGTATACTATCAGATTCAGGACGGGCTGAAAAAGCATGAATTCGTGGGAGACCGGTATATTCAGAAGGTCTGCAAACTCATCAGCGAGGTCCTGGAGAAAAATACCATTGATGGCAAGGTATACGGCAGACTCAAACATATCTACAGCGTATATCACAAAATGCTTCAGCAGGGTCTGACCCTGGATCAGGTCCACGATGTCATCGCCTTCAGAGTCATAGTTGACAGCATCAAGAGCTGCTATGCTGTACTGGGTCTGGTTCATTCCATCTGGAAACCGGTTCCGGGCCGGTTCAAGGATTATATTTCCATGCCCAAGGCCAATATGTATCAGAGCCTGCATACCACGGTCATCGGCCCGGACGGTGAAAGGATCGAGATCCAGATCCGGACCGATGAGATGCACAAAATGGCTGAATTCGGGGTGGCCTCACATTGGAAATATAAGGAAGACGGCAAGCTCAATGAAAAGGATGCCGAGAGGTTCAGCTGGCTGCGGCAGATCCTGGACTGGCAGGAGGAACTGAAAGATCCCAGGGAATTCATGGCCTCTCTTCGTTTTGATCTGTTTGAGGACGAAGTTTATGTGTTTACACCCAGGGGACAGGTCAAGGAGCTGCCTGAAGGTGCCACGCCCATTGATTTTGCCTATCTGATTCATTCTGAAGTTGGAGACCGCTGTTCCGGAGCCAGGGTCAACGGCAAACTGGTTCCCCTGAATACCAAGCTCAAAAACGGTGATACTGTTGAGATCATCACAGACCCCAACCGACATCCCAGTCGGGACTGGCTCAAGCTGGTCAAGACTGCCAAAGCCAGGACCAGGATCAAACACTGGATCCGCAACGAGGAGCGTCAGCAGAGCATAGGCCTGGCCAGGGAGGTCCTGGAAAAGGAAGGCCGCAAGCTGGGTGTAAACATAAACCAGGTCTTCAAGCAGGGGCTTTTAAAGGATATAGCTGCTGAGTATTCATTTCATTCAGAGGATGATCTCCTGTCCGCCATCGGGTATGCCCGGATTACTCCCAGGCAGGTATTGAACCGTCTCCTTCCCAAGGAAGATGAAGCCAGGCAGCAGGAAGAAATTCAGGCTGAACAGGTCCGGGCCGAAGAAAAAATCCAGCAGGCCGCAGCCAAAAAAGAGGGAGTCAGGATCAAGGGAGTGGGAGATGTCCTGGTCCGTTTTGCCCAGTGCTGCAATCCCCTGCCGGGAGATCCCATCATCGGCTACATCAGCAGGGGCAGAGGAGTGACCATTCACACGGCCAATTGTCACAATGTCCATGAAATGGAGCCGGAAAGGAAGATCGAGGTCTTCTGGGAAAGTGAGATGGACAAGTCTTTCCCGGCCAAGATCAAGATCATCTGTCAAAATAAGAAGGGAGTCCTGGCCAAGATAAGCACCTTATTGACCAAGGAGGACGTGAACATTGATTCAGGCACTTTCAAGTCCAATGTTGATGGCAAGAGCGAACTCGTCTTCACCATCATGGTCAATGACTCTGCTCATCTTTATTCCAGTATAGGAAGGGTGCGCAAACTTAAGGAAGTGGTCGAGGTAACCAGAATAAATGAATAG
- a CDS encoding FKBP-type peptidyl-prolyl cis-trans isomerase yields the protein MSKVSDGSKVKVHYTGKLNDGTVFDTSKDREPLEFTVGQGQVIQGFEEAVRGMETGDSKSVTINCDQAYGQRREDMVLEVPRDKFPSEIPQNVGQQLMLRHPEGQEFPAFIVEVKDETITLDANHPLAGEDLNFEIELVQQ from the coding sequence ATGTCAAAGGTTAGTGACGGAAGCAAGGTCAAGGTTCATTACACCGGGAAGCTGAACGACGGAACGGTTTTTGATACATCCAAAGACAGGGAACCCCTGGAATTCACCGTTGGCCAGGGACAGGTCATCCAGGGATTTGAGGAAGCCGTGCGGGGAATGGAGACAGGCGACAGTAAAAGCGTGACCATTAATTGCGATCAGGCTTACGGCCAGCGCAGAGAAGACATGGTGCTTGAAGTGCCCAGGGACAAGTTTCCCTCTGAAATACCCCAGAATGTTGGGCAGCAGCTGATGCTCAGACACCCTGAAGGTCAAGAATTCCCGGCTTTTATTGTTGAAGTCAAGGATGAGACCATCACCCTGGACGCCAACCATCCCCTGGCTGGTGAAGACTTGAACTTTGAAATAGAGCTGGTTCAGCAGTAA